One region of Streptomyces sp. CG4 genomic DNA includes:
- a CDS encoding nitrile hydratase accessory protein translates to MSAPLDIEGPAAPPRSNGELVFAEPWESRAFGMAVSLYEAGVFTWPEFQAALIARIAAWETSAAPGEPYSYYQLWLAALEDVLAGLCAVSPDEVTTRTRALAQRPAGHDHSDGHDHPH, encoded by the coding sequence GTGAGCGCGCCGCTGGACATCGAGGGCCCGGCCGCACCGCCCCGCTCCAACGGGGAGCTCGTCTTCGCCGAGCCGTGGGAGAGCCGCGCCTTCGGCATGGCCGTCAGCCTGTACGAGGCAGGCGTGTTCACCTGGCCGGAATTCCAGGCCGCACTGATCGCCCGGATCGCGGCCTGGGAAACCTCGGCAGCCCCAGGTGAGCCGTACAGCTACTACCAGCTGTGGCTGGCCGCCCTGGAGGACGTCCTCGCCGGCCTGTGCGCCGTTTCCCCGGATGAGGTCACCACGCGCACCCGAGCTCTGGCGCAACGCCCCGCAGGCCACGACCACTCCGACGGCCACGACCACCCGCACTGA
- the nthA gene encoding nitrile hydratase subunit alpha, translating into MTTTSGPDETLPPALRTEALEQLLTERGLIDPKMIDGIITTYETNVGPLNGAKVVARAWTDPEYRRRLLEDGTAAIKEMGFGGFQGEHIVVVENSPTMHNVVVCTLCSCYPWPVLGLPPGWYKDPAYRARVVKEPRAVLSEMGLDLVDDVQITVRDSTSEVRWLVLPERPAGTEHLTEQELVPLVTRDAMVGVAKVAAP; encoded by the coding sequence ATGACCACCACCAGCGGACCGGACGAGACCCTTCCCCCAGCCCTGCGCACCGAGGCGCTTGAGCAACTGCTCACCGAGCGGGGCCTGATCGACCCGAAGATGATCGACGGAATCATCACCACCTACGAGACCAACGTCGGTCCGCTCAACGGCGCCAAGGTCGTTGCCAGGGCCTGGACCGACCCGGAGTACCGTCGCCGGCTGCTCGAGGACGGCACGGCCGCCATCAAGGAAATGGGCTTCGGAGGGTTTCAAGGCGAGCACATCGTCGTCGTGGAGAACTCCCCCACCATGCACAACGTAGTGGTGTGCACGCTGTGCTCGTGCTACCCCTGGCCGGTGCTGGGCCTGCCGCCGGGCTGGTACAAGGACCCGGCCTACCGCGCGCGCGTGGTGAAGGAGCCCCGCGCGGTGCTGTCGGAGATGGGGCTCGACCTGGTCGACGACGTGCAGATCACCGTCCGCGACTCCACCAGCGAGGTGCGGTGGCTGGTCCTGCCCGAGCGTCCGGCCGGCACCGAGCACCTGACCGAGCAGGAGCTCGTGCCGCTGGTGACGCGGGACGCGATGGTGGGCGTGGCGAAGGTGGCGGCACCGTGA
- the nthB gene encoding nitrile hydratase subunit beta: MDGIADMGGTPGWGPVQPPKKNEPVFAEPWQGRAFALAILSNRVSGGNLDSFRHALERLDRAAYLEEGYYGRWLNAGELRLLDSAILAPGAVDARARNLRGEHVEEPPIPAPAKPDYTPAAEGTLRSVDTAPAFGDGEHVRAKDMSPAGHTRLPRYVRGHIGVVDMVQPAGVLPDTNAHFLGENPQYVYSVRFDSHELWGADAESFDLTVELFESYLDATS, from the coding sequence ATGGATGGTATTGCCGACATGGGAGGAACCCCTGGCTGGGGTCCCGTGCAGCCACCGAAAAAGAACGAACCCGTCTTCGCGGAGCCCTGGCAGGGCCGGGCCTTCGCTCTGGCAATCTTGTCCAATCGGGTGTCCGGAGGGAATCTCGACTCCTTCCGGCACGCGCTGGAGCGCCTGGACCGGGCCGCCTACCTCGAGGAGGGCTACTACGGTCGCTGGCTCAACGCCGGAGAGCTGAGACTCCTCGACAGCGCCATCCTGGCGCCTGGTGCGGTCGACGCCCGCGCCCGCAACCTCCGCGGCGAGCACGTGGAGGAGCCCCCGATCCCGGCGCCGGCCAAGCCCGACTACACGCCCGCCGCCGAGGGCACGCTGCGCTCCGTAGACACTGCGCCCGCGTTCGGCGACGGTGAGCACGTGCGCGCGAAGGACATGTCGCCAGCCGGACACACCAGGCTGCCGCGCTATGTGCGAGGGCATATCGGCGTTGTCGACATGGTTCAGCCCGCCGGCGTGCTGCCGGACACCAACGCCCACTTCCTGGGCGAGAACCCGCAGTACGTCTATTCGGTGCGGTTCGACTCCCACGAGCTGTGGGGCGCCGACGCCGAGTCCTTCGACCTCACCGTAGAGCTTTTCGAGAGTTACCTGGATGCGACCTCATGA
- a CDS encoding MarR family winged helix-turn-helix transcriptional regulator gives MTAAPTHLNDPCNNLALRKASRYLSATYDKALSPVGLRATQFSILQKLSTHDEMTITSLADTIAMDRTTLASNLKPLAREGLVTVEPSATDRRARIVTLTPDGLARMKAALPLWQAVQAQFEERFGADEAAQLRTSLGAVLQTGFEPWAE, from the coding sequence ATGACCGCGGCACCGACCCACCTGAACGACCCCTGCAACAACCTGGCGCTTCGCAAGGCGTCCCGGTACCTCAGTGCCACCTACGACAAGGCCCTGTCCCCGGTCGGACTTCGCGCAACCCAGTTCAGCATCCTGCAGAAGCTCAGCACTCACGACGAGATGACGATAACCAGCCTCGCCGACACGATCGCCATGGACCGCACGACGTTGGCCTCGAACCTCAAGCCGCTCGCGCGGGAGGGCCTGGTGACCGTCGAGCCATCGGCAACCGACCGCCGCGCACGGATCGTCACGCTCACACCTGACGGCCTCGCCCGAATGAAGGCCGCGCTGCCACTGTGGCAAGCCGTGCAAGCCCAGTTCGAAGAGCGCTTCGGAGCCGACGAGGCGGCCCAACTGCGCACATCCCTCGGAGCCGTCCTCCAGACCGGCTTCGAACCCTGGGCCGAGTAG
- a CDS encoding helix-turn-helix domain-containing protein codes for MHGNGQRLRELRELAGLTQSELGRRANVSESTISNLERDKVKPRADTALLLAGALELAGEERKRVLAWPYSRTSSMGRDACIDGRRWGGAPVYVPPTRLIGRDGELGELVDTICREDVRLATLTGPGGVGKTRTATRAFELAGSRFSGGCHAADLSAVPQDHDPAPAIGAALSPATAVREHTELSRMIGARHVLFLLDNVEQLPGAAPLIAHLLAECPRLTILATSRTPLGLRGEHRIRLCMLAVPEGKEPTIEQVLTTSSGQLFHYYAGMLSKDWDPGDDAAVDLARICRAVAGLPLSLELAAGWTETLTLKQIADRLDTPGRHLEILADSHRDGPARHKAITATIAGSVQLLTPGQRDLLVVLATRLPSAWTLDEAHTAARHHAPGIHVITELRPLVAHGLVNHSSTNGRYLITSSVREYVRTDLSGDDAARGGT; via the coding sequence ATGCACGGCAACGGTCAGCGGTTGCGTGAGCTCCGTGAGCTCGCCGGCCTCACCCAGAGCGAACTCGGCAGACGCGCCAACGTCTCCGAGAGCACCATCTCCAACTTGGAAAGGGACAAGGTGAAGCCGCGCGCCGACACGGCGCTGCTGCTCGCCGGCGCCCTGGAGTTGGCAGGCGAGGAGCGCAAACGCGTACTCGCCTGGCCCTACAGCCGTACCTCGTCCATGGGACGGGACGCCTGCATCGACGGCCGCCGTTGGGGCGGCGCACCGGTGTACGTACCTCCCACGCGGCTCATCGGGCGCGACGGCGAGCTCGGCGAACTTGTCGACACGATATGCCGCGAGGACGTCCGGCTCGCCACCCTGACCGGTCCCGGAGGCGTGGGGAAGACGAGGACCGCGACCCGGGCGTTCGAACTCGCCGGGTCACGCTTCTCCGGTGGATGCCATGCCGCCGACCTGTCCGCCGTTCCCCAGGACCACGACCCGGCCCCCGCGATCGGTGCCGCCCTCTCACCCGCCACGGCCGTGCGGGAACACACCGAACTCTCCCGCATGATCGGCGCACGGCACGTCCTGTTCCTGCTCGACAATGTCGAGCAACTGCCCGGCGCGGCGCCGCTCATCGCCCACCTGCTCGCCGAGTGCCCACGCCTGACGATCCTGGCGACGAGCCGAACGCCCCTGGGTCTGCGCGGCGAACACCGGATCCGGCTCTGCATGCTCGCCGTCCCCGAGGGGAAAGAGCCGACGATCGAGCAGGTCCTGACCACCTCGTCCGGACAGTTGTTCCACTATTACGCGGGAATGCTGAGCAAGGACTGGGACCCCGGTGACGATGCGGCCGTGGACCTCGCCCGCATCTGCCGGGCCGTCGCAGGGCTCCCGCTCTCCCTCGAACTCGCCGCGGGCTGGACGGAGACACTCACCCTCAAACAGATTGCCGACCGCCTCGACACCCCCGGCCGCCACCTGGAGATACTCGCCGACTCCCACCGCGACGGGCCCGCCCGCCACAAAGCCATTACGGCGACCATCGCCGGAAGCGTCCAGCTGCTCACTCCTGGCCAACGGGACCTGCTCGTGGTCCTCGCCACTCGTCTCCCCTCCGCCTGGACCCTCGACGAGGCCCACACGGCGGCTCGCCACCACGCACCCGGCATCCACGTGATCACCGAACTGCGCCCCCTGGTCGCTCACGGCCTGGTCAACCACAGCTCGACCAACGGTCGTTACCTGATCACCAGCAGCGTCCGCGAATACGTGCGCACCGACCTCTCCGGCGACGATGCGGCAAGGGGCGGCACATGA
- a CDS encoding PadR family transcriptional regulator: protein MPRQRDRVGWAEPALLILASLADGPKHGYAITKDVEEQTSIRLGPGTLYAAIARMEERGLVAPLDEDERRRPYRLTAEGQTVLDDKLRAMARFARTGLTRLGVANA, encoded by the coding sequence ATGCCGCGTCAACGGGACCGCGTTGGATGGGCCGAACCCGCGTTGCTGATCCTGGCCAGCCTGGCCGATGGCCCGAAGCACGGCTACGCGATCACCAAGGACGTCGAGGAACAGACATCCATCAGGCTGGGACCAGGCACGCTGTATGCCGCCATCGCGCGGATGGAGGAACGCGGCCTGGTCGCGCCGCTGGACGAGGACGAGCGTCGGCGGCCCTACCGCCTCACCGCGGAGGGCCAGACCGTGCTCGACGACAAACTCCGGGCGATGGCCCGCTTCGCACGCACCGGGTTGACCCGGCTGGGGGTGGCAAACGCGTGA
- a CDS encoding IS701 family transposase produces MEEYAARFDDLFFSLAQRRGFREYLTGLLAPRERNKTITCLAGAEPVAGAGMPGVQRLQFFLSESPWEAEQVNDRRLELLREQPATAPHDGGVIVIDDSGDRKDGTATAHVGRQWLGRLGKTDNGIVTVTTVWTDGRVYYPLHATPYTPAHHFDRGRSDPAFRTKPQLAAALAARGKEAGFGCRAVVADCAYSVSDDWYLALREAGLAYVVALKPHRGTWARADQPHTPIEAAHALAWKDARRPGDWTPVERHFRDGHTETWWAADARLGGYGPDSPCRLVVATTDPAGLPEKATWYLATNLPHPDAPHATTGPHPPADLAEIVRLYGLRPWIEQSYKQIKDELGWADFQVRSDRAIRRHQTLVNCAFSFCWDQWFTPGPLDATAPDPCPDEGPERGPSLTPPAPTALLAQGLTGHPLLAHPSHHPHPMVASLDGHGPTLRAPGADQRGHHRTRH; encoded by the coding sequence TTGGAAGAGTACGCGGCCCGGTTCGACGACCTCTTCTTCAGCCTGGCCCAGCGGCGGGGGTTTCGCGAGTACCTGACCGGACTGCTGGCGCCGCGGGAGCGGAACAAGACGATCACCTGCCTGGCAGGTGCGGAGCCGGTGGCGGGTGCGGGGATGCCGGGGGTGCAGCGGCTGCAGTTCTTCCTGTCCGAGTCGCCTTGGGAGGCCGAGCAGGTCAACGACCGGCGGCTCGAGCTGCTGCGCGAGCAGCCGGCGACCGCTCCGCACGACGGCGGGGTCATCGTGATCGACGATTCCGGGGACCGCAAGGACGGCACGGCGACCGCGCATGTCGGCAGGCAGTGGCTGGGCCGGCTGGGCAAGACGGACAACGGCATCGTCACGGTGACCACGGTGTGGACCGACGGCCGCGTGTACTACCCGCTGCACGCGACTCCCTATACCCCCGCCCATCACTTCGACCGCGGCCGGTCCGATCCGGCCTTCCGCACGAAACCGCAGCTGGCCGCCGCCCTCGCGGCCCGCGGGAAGGAGGCGGGCTTCGGCTGCCGCGCGGTGGTCGCCGACTGCGCCTACTCCGTCAGCGACGACTGGTACCTCGCCCTGCGCGAAGCCGGCCTGGCCTACGTGGTCGCGCTCAAGCCGCACCGCGGCACCTGGGCTCGGGCCGACCAGCCGCACACCCCCATCGAAGCCGCCCATGCCCTGGCCTGGAAGGATGCCAGGCGTCCAGGCGACTGGACACCCGTTGAGCGTCACTTCCGCGACGGGCACACCGAGACCTGGTGGGCCGCCGATGCCCGCCTGGGCGGCTACGGACCCGACTCACCCTGCCGGCTGGTCGTGGCCACCACCGACCCGGCAGGCCTGCCGGAGAAGGCCACCTGGTATCTGGCCACCAACCTGCCCCACCCCGACGCCCCGCACGCCACCACCGGCCCGCACCCGCCGGCCGACCTCGCCGAGATCGTCCGCCTCTACGGACTGCGGCCCTGGATCGAGCAGAGCTACAAACAGATCAAGGACGAACTCGGCTGGGCCGACTTCCAAGTCCGCTCCGACCGAGCCATCCGCCGCCACCAGACCCTGGTCAACTGCGCCTTCTCCTTCTGCTGGGACCAGTGGTTCACCCCCGGACCCCTGGATGCCACCGCGCCCGACCCGTGCCCCGACGAGGGCCCAGAGAGGGGGCCAAGCCTTACCCCACCAGCCCCAACAGCCCTGCTGGCCCAGGGCCTTACGGGCCATCCGCTCCTGGCTCACCCCAGCCATCACCCTCACCCGATGGTGGCGAGCCTGGACGGACACGGACCCACCCTCCGAGCTCCAGGCGCTGATCAACGCGGTCACCACAGGACACGGCATTGA
- a CDS encoding M55 family metallopeptidase has protein sequence MRVFISSDMEGTAGVVDWNQCRPSGSEYEHYRELLQQEVNAAIEGAAAAGAQEFLINDSHSAMSNLRPDRLARRARYLSGRHKPLYMMQGLNASFDAVFFVAYHGSMSGAAATLSHTYNPRAIAEVRINGVPAGEAAINALVALGHRVPVVLITGDDVTAAQMEPFCPGIQAAVVKNSVSRFAADSLHPEEAREVITRSAGAAMRRLADARLPTIALPASLTVRFNNADLAEMATWINGVVREDDLTVRLRDDDPVRLYRTFVTLVLLTRGIAE, from the coding sequence ATGAGGGTCTTCATCTCGTCGGACATGGAGGGCACCGCAGGGGTCGTCGACTGGAACCAGTGCCGGCCATCGGGCTCCGAGTACGAGCACTATCGGGAGTTGCTGCAGCAGGAGGTCAACGCGGCGATCGAGGGCGCGGCGGCGGCCGGCGCACAGGAGTTCCTGATCAACGACTCGCACTCGGCGATGTCCAACCTGCGGCCGGACCGCCTGGCACGCCGGGCTCGTTACCTGTCCGGCCGGCACAAGCCCCTGTACATGATGCAGGGACTCAACGCGTCGTTCGACGCGGTCTTCTTCGTCGCCTACCACGGATCGATGTCCGGAGCCGCTGCCACCCTGTCGCACACCTACAACCCACGTGCGATCGCCGAGGTCCGGATCAACGGCGTGCCGGCCGGAGAGGCCGCAATCAACGCCTTGGTCGCGCTCGGGCACCGGGTTCCGGTCGTGCTGATCACCGGCGACGACGTCACCGCCGCACAGATGGAGCCGTTCTGCCCCGGCATCCAGGCGGCAGTGGTCAAGAACTCGGTCTCCCGCTTCGCCGCCGACAGCCTGCACCCGGAGGAGGCCCGCGAGGTGATCACGCGGAGCGCTGGTGCCGCGATGCGCCGGCTGGCAGACGCCCGCCTCCCCACGATCGCCCTGCCGGCAAGTCTTACCGTCCGCTTCAACAACGCGGACCTGGCCGAGATGGCGACCTGGATCAACGGCGTGGTCCGCGAGGACGACCTCACCGTCCGCCTGCGCGATGACGACCCAGTCCGCCTGTACCGCACCTTCGTCACCCTCGTCCTGCTCACCCGCGGCATCGCCGAGTAG
- a CDS encoding VCBS repeat-containing protein: protein MTQSSRRARALSRLVTSAIAVALVGTTAGTALADAPATTVPAKNVARSASAAGQHKPTPAAPDFFLSGILPSGQMYVYSPDGKGGFDERSGAYVWPHFRYGVSIDPDLTGYQDGAYHVMDDGTLNLWRNARLKKVASGWGQYNLVFSPGTLVGAKHPDLLARDKQGILWRFQTKADGSLAPRVEVGPGWSQFTQITGQGDLTGDGKPDIVARDKQGVLWLYKGTGDARKPFASRVKVSAGWNQFNKLVATGDVDGDGHSDLLARDLEGNLWLFKGTGKAAAPLKSRVKVGTGFNQYRDLF from the coding sequence GTGACCCAGTCTTCCCGGCGTGCACGTGCCCTGTCGCGTCTCGTCACCTCGGCGATCGCCGTCGCCCTGGTCGGCACCACCGCCGGCACCGCTCTGGCCGACGCCCCTGCGACGACCGTTCCGGCGAAGAACGTCGCCCGGAGCGCCTCCGCGGCCGGTCAGCACAAGCCCACCCCCGCCGCGCCGGACTTCTTCCTGTCCGGGATCCTGCCGTCGGGCCAGATGTACGTCTACTCGCCCGATGGGAAGGGCGGCTTCGACGAACGGTCGGGTGCCTACGTCTGGCCGCACTTCAGGTACGGGGTGTCGATCGACCCCGATCTGACCGGCTACCAGGACGGTGCGTACCACGTCATGGACGACGGCACGCTGAACCTCTGGCGCAACGCGCGCCTCAAGAAGGTGGCCAGTGGCTGGGGTCAGTACAACCTCGTCTTCTCCCCCGGCACCCTGGTCGGCGCCAAGCACCCCGACCTGCTGGCCCGCGACAAGCAGGGCATCCTCTGGCGCTTCCAGACCAAGGCGGACGGCTCGCTGGCACCGCGCGTCGAGGTCGGCCCCGGCTGGAGCCAGTTCACCCAGATCACCGGCCAGGGCGACCTGACCGGCGACGGCAAGCCGGACATAGTCGCCCGCGACAAGCAGGGCGTCCTGTGGCTGTACAAGGGCACGGGCGATGCGCGCAAGCCGTTCGCCTCCCGGGTGAAGGTGAGTGCCGGCTGGAACCAGTTCAACAAGCTGGTGGCGACGGGTGACGTGGACGGCGACGGCCACAGTGACCTGCTCGCCCGGGACCTCGAGGGCAACCTGTGGCTGTTCAAGGGGACGGGCAAGGCGGCCGCGCCCCTCAAGTCCCGAGTCAAGGTCGGCACCGGCTTCAACCAGTACCGCGACCTCTTCTGA
- a CDS encoding LysR family transcriptional regulator, translating to MLDVRRLHLLRELDRRGTIAAVAEALTFTASAVSQQLGVLEREAGVALLERSGRRVILTPAGRSLVAHADAVLQRLELAVSELAGAREGIGGPLRIGTFPSGGHTIVPAALAELTQRHPALEPMVQEIDSARVSDGLRAGELDVALVHDYDFVPASPDTAVDEVPLLEEPMYLVTDTATTATATATSRSDTLAELLGPHADVPWITARDGTTGHAMAVRACQAAGFQPRIRHQVNDFRTVLALAATGQGAGFVPEMATAHSPADVVLTKLPLCRRSKVAFRAGGGTHPAIAAFVAAATAAVGRTLGRGLDEKTAMR from the coding sequence ATGCTCGATGTTCGTCGTCTCCACCTGCTTCGCGAGCTGGACCGGCGGGGCACGATCGCGGCCGTGGCCGAGGCGCTGACGTTCACCGCATCCGCCGTCTCCCAGCAGCTGGGTGTGCTGGAACGTGAGGCGGGCGTGGCCTTGCTGGAACGCAGCGGCAGGCGCGTGATCCTCACGCCCGCAGGCCGGTCCCTCGTCGCACACGCCGACGCCGTGCTGCAACGCCTTGAGCTGGCGGTGTCCGAGCTGGCCGGCGCGCGGGAGGGCATCGGTGGGCCGTTGCGTATCGGGACCTTCCCCTCCGGTGGCCACACCATCGTGCCCGCCGCGCTGGCCGAGTTGACTCAACGGCATCCCGCACTGGAACCGATGGTGCAAGAGATCGACTCTGCGCGCGTCTCCGACGGTCTGCGAGCCGGCGAACTCGATGTGGCCCTTGTCCATGACTACGACTTCGTACCCGCGTCACCGGACACCGCGGTGGACGAGGTACCCCTGCTGGAAGAGCCGATGTACCTCGTGACCGATACCGCGACCACGGCCACGGCCACGGCCACCAGCCGCAGTGACACGCTGGCAGAGCTGCTCGGTCCCCATGCCGACGTCCCGTGGATCACCGCGCGGGATGGCACGACCGGTCACGCGATGGCCGTGCGCGCCTGCCAGGCGGCCGGGTTCCAGCCGAGAATCCGCCACCAGGTCAACGACTTCCGCACCGTGCTGGCCCTGGCCGCCACCGGGCAAGGGGCCGGTTTCGTACCGGAAATGGCCACTGCGCACAGCCCCGCAGATGTGGTGTTGACCAAATTGCCGTTGTGTCGTCGCTCGAAGGTCGCCTTCCGCGCGGGCGGCGGTACTCATCCGGCGATCGCCGCTTTCGTGGCTGCGGCAACAGCGGCGGTGGGCCGCACGCTGGGTCGAGGACTCGATGAGAAGACCGCGATGCGCTAG
- a CDS encoding 4-hydroxy-tetrahydrodipicolinate synthase, giving the protein MKPNRLFDGLYVPLVTPFTDDLRLAPDALARLADEALSAGASGLVALGTTAESAALTAEEKQTVVRICSAACQGHGAPLIVGVGTNDTATAVKSLRELAATGDIAAALVPAPPYIRPGEAGTLAHFTALAEHGGIPLIVYDIPYRTGQTLSAGAIAALGRLPGIVGIKHATGAIDATTVELLGCPPPGFAVLGGDDVVISPLVAAGAHGGIVASANVRTADYAELISLWRRGCGAPARRLGAELARLSAALFAEPNPTVIKGVLHAQERIPSPAVRLPLLAASASTVRRAALLANSRARHTSPA; this is encoded by the coding sequence ATGAAGCCCAATCGCCTCTTCGACGGCCTGTATGTCCCCTTGGTGACTCCGTTCACCGACGATCTGCGCCTGGCCCCCGACGCGCTGGCCCGACTCGCCGACGAGGCGCTGTCAGCCGGCGCCTCCGGACTCGTCGCCCTCGGCACCACCGCGGAGTCGGCCGCGTTGACCGCGGAGGAGAAGCAGACTGTGGTGCGCATCTGCTCAGCCGCCTGCCAGGGACACGGCGCCCCACTGATCGTCGGTGTCGGCACCAACGACACCGCCACCGCCGTCAAGTCGCTGCGCGAGCTGGCGGCCACCGGCGACATAGCCGCAGCGCTGGTTCCCGCGCCGCCCTACATCCGACCCGGTGAAGCGGGGACACTGGCGCATTTCACCGCGCTGGCCGAACACGGCGGCATACCGCTGATCGTGTACGACATCCCCTACCGCACCGGACAGACCCTCAGCGCCGGCGCGATCGCCGCACTCGGCCGTCTACCAGGGATCGTCGGGATCAAGCACGCGACCGGCGCGATCGACGCGACCACGGTGGAGTTGCTCGGCTGCCCCCCGCCCGGCTTCGCCGTGCTCGGCGGCGACGACGTCGTCATCTCACCGCTCGTCGCGGCGGGCGCCCACGGCGGAATCGTCGCATCGGCCAATGTCCGCACCGCCGACTACGCCGAACTGATCTCGTTGTGGCGGCGTGGCTGCGGTGCACCCGCTCGCAGGCTCGGAGCCGAGCTGGCCCGGTTGTCCGCTGCTCTCTTCGCTGAACCGAACCCGACGGTGATCAAGGGAGTACTGCACGCTCAGGAACGCATTCCGAGCCCGGCCGTCCGGTTGCCATTGCTGGCCGCTTCCGCCAGTACGGTCCGCCGAGCGGCGCTCCTGGCCAACAGCCGTGCACGCCACACGTCCCCGGCCTGA
- a CDS encoding 3-oxoacyl-ACP synthase III family protein, translating to MTTVSLTDVASYLPGKPVPAEFYTDFPGAEDKLRDHPMFRVPPLRHHVARDETNADMVERAVQPLIERHGRAAIRGVDVLLVHSQLPDLPFVGAGTEVARRLGLNPEWLVDVATAGCASFVHMVKLARQILTSTDAKTALICNAQSAAGQWFTQSEVRKLAQAAVPGDGCGVGYVTTSAQSPVLDVETRHIGEYAGDMTVAVDDGRKYWEPGESQLRIGFTDAGVAKVLARGNRLVPEVVTDLCRRLGVASTDIDVLITNQPNRAFLRNWREALQLPAERHLNTFDEYGNLFGAAIPITLDRAIGSRQVKEGDLMVLGGFAHAGDFAGAVAVRWHGGRN from the coding sequence GTGACCACGGTCAGCCTCACCGACGTGGCGAGCTACCTGCCCGGCAAGCCGGTCCCCGCGGAGTTCTACACGGACTTCCCCGGAGCCGAGGACAAGCTCCGCGACCATCCCATGTTCAGGGTCCCGCCGTTACGGCATCACGTGGCCAGGGACGAGACCAACGCGGACATGGTCGAGCGCGCCGTACAGCCCCTGATCGAACGGCACGGCAGGGCCGCGATCCGAGGTGTCGACGTGCTGTTGGTGCACAGCCAGTTGCCGGACCTGCCGTTCGTGGGCGCCGGAACCGAGGTGGCGCGCCGGCTGGGCCTGAACCCGGAGTGGCTCGTCGACGTGGCCACCGCGGGCTGCGCGTCCTTCGTGCACATGGTGAAGCTGGCCCGGCAGATCCTCACCTCCACCGATGCGAAGACCGCGCTGATATGCAACGCGCAAAGCGCCGCGGGGCAGTGGTTCACCCAGTCCGAGGTGCGGAAACTCGCCCAGGCGGCGGTCCCGGGCGACGGGTGCGGTGTCGGGTACGTGACGACGTCGGCACAGTCGCCGGTCCTGGACGTGGAGACCCGGCACATCGGCGAGTACGCCGGCGACATGACCGTGGCGGTCGACGACGGTCGCAAGTACTGGGAGCCGGGAGAGTCCCAGCTGCGGATCGGGTTCACCGACGCCGGCGTCGCCAAGGTCCTGGCACGCGGGAACCGCCTCGTCCCCGAGGTGGTCACGGACCTGTGCCGGCGGCTGGGCGTGGCGAGCACGGACATCGATGTCCTCATCACCAACCAGCCCAACCGTGCCTTCTTGCGGAACTGGCGCGAGGCGCTCCAACTGCCGGCCGAACGGCACCTGAACACCTTCGATGAATACGGGAATCTGTTCGGAGCGGCGATCCCGATCACCCTGGACCGCGCGATCGGCTCCCGGCAGGTGAAGGAAGGCGACCTGATGGTGCTCGGGGGATTCGCCCATGCCGGCGACTTCGCCGGTGCCGTCGCCGTTCGCTGGCACGGCGGACGGAACTGA
- a CDS encoding SRPBCC family protein: protein MNEESSTLADIPGLIRIENAGKEELTARCMELTHAVYPHHQVYGQYCTIHEYVDCPPELAYDYLRQGHHLEEWTCSLRDFAPTGSPGLWVGHDRLEDDTRIYCKVLANPEAMTVDYHCSWDQGEKLWMIYLMRVVPARLVLDKPGSVITWTNCRHPYYDDNPHPDLAPGPDRPWVGDYWDLFYAGHTVEMHNLKAILEHRHRRGLPIGSAPTRAVAQ, encoded by the coding sequence ATGAACGAGGAGTCGTCCACGTTGGCTGACATCCCCGGTCTGATACGCATCGAGAACGCCGGCAAGGAGGAACTCACCGCCCGCTGCATGGAACTCACCCACGCGGTCTACCCCCACCATCAGGTCTACGGGCAGTACTGCACCATCCACGAGTACGTCGACTGCCCCCCGGAACTGGCCTACGACTACCTGCGGCAAGGACACCATCTGGAGGAGTGGACCTGCAGCCTGCGGGACTTCGCGCCCACCGGCTCACCGGGGCTGTGGGTCGGTCACGACCGGTTGGAGGACGACACCAGGATCTATTGCAAGGTGCTAGCGAACCCCGAGGCCATGACCGTGGACTACCACTGCTCCTGGGACCAGGGCGAGAAGCTGTGGATGATCTACCTGATGCGTGTCGTACCCGCCCGACTGGTTCTCGACAAGCCGGGTTCGGTGATCACCTGGACCAACTGCCGACACCCCTACTACGACGACAACCCGCACCCCGACCTGGCGCCCGGCCCGGACCGCCCCTGGGTGGGCGACTACTGGGACCTCTTCTACGCAGGGCACACCGTGGAGATGCACAACCTCAAGGCCATCCTGGAACACCGTCACCGGCGCGGCCTGCCGATCGGTTCGGCTCCGACGAGGGCGGTGGCGCAGTGA